Proteins found in one Syngnathus acus chromosome 9, fSynAcu1.2, whole genome shotgun sequence genomic segment:
- the cfap77 gene encoding cilia- and flagella-associated protein 77 gives MTSPAEGVTRESMRDDSLPRAPPLTGGASSRFPADVAQALSRWSVQCRQQVPPPRNPPVPDFVTLNQEAIKSGCVTAKQLREYRAQMGVVKHSAASKAHRGRAPQRPQVPDITFGVKTRPRSPLFDLLSHEYGRRWLEDNVKSRNEHQRRHAVKCVPFTHTRTSLLRTNPALPHMKTRTHTCARYAQVGPALDTFSKRRHAKPTVNKAAG, from the exons ATGACGTCACCCGCGGAGGGCGTGACCCGAGAGTCCATGAGGGACGACTCATTGCCGAGG GCTCCACCTTTGACTGGGGGAGCCAGCAGCAGGTTCCCTGCAGACGTGGCCCAAG CCTTGTCCCGTTGGAGCGTCCAGTGCCGACAGCAAGTCCCGCCCCCGCGTAACCCCCCCGTCCCTGACTTTGTGACCCTCAACCAGGAAGCCATCAAGTCCGGTTGCGTGACGGCCAAACAGCTGAGGGAGTACAGAGCACAGATGGGTGTGGTCAAGCACAGCGCCGCCTCCAAAGCGCACAGAGGCCGAGCTCCGCAACGCCCGCAAGTCCCGGACATCACCTTTGGGGTCAAGACGAG GCCGAGATCCCCGCTCTTCGACCTTTTGTCTCATGAGTACGGTCGGCGCTGGCTGGAGGACAACGTGAAAAGCCGTAACGAGCACCAACGACGCCATGCG GTGAAATGTGTGCCCtttacacacacgcgcacttCTTTGCTACGCACTAACCCTGCGCTTCCTCACATGaagacgcgcacacacacgtgtgcacGCTATGCACAG GTGGGCCCCGCTCTGGACACTTTCAGCAAACGTCGCCATGCAAAGCCCACAGTCAACAAGGCAGCCGGTTAA
- the ddx31 gene encoding probable ATP-dependent RNA helicase DDX31 isoform X2: MPTGKATKKNTKTPKKKRRKRRGLASSRERKPFHAFSLAQRACLAAAKRKRPPFKERCAKRARPQEAPPPAQVGRRLKADIKTSSLFRHNPEIPQVRRADVCPLTEKIFTSESFSDLDLHPHLVATLNKVLNVSTLTSVQKQSIPALLSGRDAVVRSQTGSGKTLSFAVPLVQSLQGLPTKVRRSDGPLALVVVPTRELAQQTFGTFQSLLKPFTWIVPGVLMGGEKRKSEKARLRKGINILVATPGRLVDHIQHTASIAFGAVRWLVLDEADRTLDLGFEKDLSIILNSLNATGSERQNVLLSATLTQGVTRLADICLKDPISVQVHEPASPPDRPGPSATPGAAEGQWENFALPTGLRHFAVVVPSKVRLVCLATFLLHACRGKKAMVFVSSCEEVDFLHSLFCGVLSAKLGGPLFLRLHGSMCQEERSEAFGDFLASEHRVLLCTDVAARGLHLPEVTWIIQYTPPCSVAEYVHRAGRTARMGLAGSSLLFLTPGESAFVDELARGGISLSEMKLPDILAHLMKDDAFKGRGKYRSQTSHGALEMETRERATVLQTHFEDFVHADATSLRNAKKALASYLRSYATYPARLKHVFHIRALHLGHAAKSFGLRDAPRDLADGARGGGGPRGAPSAAKARHKLHRLQQQSAKAAADEFSAGLQFTTKKKKREEPQETD; encoded by the exons ATGCCCACTGGCAAGGCAACGAAGAAGAACACAAAGACGCCGAAGAAGAAGAGACGAAAGAGGCGCGGCCTCGCCTCTTCACGTGAGAGGAAGCCTTTCCACGCGTTCTCTCTCGCTCAGCGTGCGTGCCTAGCG GCGGCCAAGAGGAAGCGGCCTCCCTTCAAAGAGCGTTGTGCCAAACGGGCAAGGCCGCAAGAGGCCCCGCCTCCAGCGCAGGTCGGGCGGCGCCTCAAGGCAGACATCAAGACCTCGTCGCTGTTCAGGCACAACCCGGAGATACCGCAAGTGCGCAG GGCCGACGTGTGTCCGCTTACAGAGAAGATTTTTACCTCGGAGTCCTTCTCAGACTTGGACCTTCACCCTCACCTG GTGGCAACGCTGAACAAAGTCCTCAATGTCTCCACGCTAACCAG CGTTCAGAAGCAGAGCATCCCGGCGCTTCTGTCGGGGAGAGACGCCGTGGTGCGATCCCAGACGGGCTCAG GTAAGACGCTGTCTTTTGCCGTCCCGCTGGTGCAGAGCCTGCAGGGTCTCCCCACCAAAGTCCGGCGCAGCGACGGCCCTCTGGCCCTTGTGGTGGTGCCCACCAGGGAG CTGGCCCAGCAGACCTTCGGCACCTTCCAGAGTCTTCTCAAG CCGTTCACCTGGATCGTTCCCGGCGTTCTGATGGGCGGCGAAAAGAGGAAGTCGGAGAAGGCCAG ATTGCGCAAAGGCATCAACATCCTGGTGGCCACGCCGGGACGTCTGGTGGATCACATCCAACACACCGCCAGCATCGCCTTTGGTGCCGTACGCTGGCTGGTTCTGGACGAGGCCGACCG AACGCTGGACCTGGGTTTTGAGAAGGACCTCTCAATCATCTTAAATTCTTTGAACGCCACCGGATCAGAGCGACAAAATGTTCTCTTGTCGGCAACACTCACCCAGG GTGTGACGCGTTTGGCAGACATTTGTCTGAAGGACCCGATCAGCGTTCAGGTGCACGAGCCCGCCTCCCCCCCAGACCGGCCTGGCCCCAGCGCCACCCCCGGCGCCGCCGAGGGCCAATGGGAAAACTTTGCGCTGCCGACGGGCCTCCGACACTTTGCGGTGGTGGTGCCCAGTAAAGTCCGACTGGTTTGCCTGGCcaccttcctcctccatgCCTGCCGG GGCAAGAAGGCCATGGTGTTTGTGTCCAGTTGCGAGGAGGTGGACTTCCTGCACTCGCTCTTCTGCGGCGTGTTGTCAGCCAAGCTGGGGGGCCCGCTCTTCCTGCGCCTCCACGGCAGCATGTGTCAGGAG GAGCGCTCTGAGGCCTTTGGCGACTTCTTAGCTTCTGAGCACAGAGTTCTGCTGTGTACG GATGTCGCCGCTCGTGGGCTACACTTACCTGAGGTCACGTGGATAATACAG TACACGCCTCCGTGCAGCGTGGCGGAGTACGTCCACCGTGCAGGGCGCACGGCGCGCATGGGTTTGGCGGGCAgcagcctcctcttcctcacgcCCGGTGAGTCGGCGTTCGTGGACGAATTGGCCCGCGGCGGCATCAG CTTGTCGGAGATGAAGCTGCCCGACATCCTGGCCCATCTCATGAAGGACGACGCCTTCAAGGGGCGGGGCAAGTACCGCAGCCAG ACGAGTCACGGCGCTCTGGAGATGGAGACGCGCGAGCGCGCCACCGTCCTGCAGACGCACTTTGAGGACTTTGTCCACGCCGATGCCACATCGCTGCGCAACGCCAAGAAAG CGCTGGCCTCGTACCTGCGCTCGTACGCCACCTACCCGGCCCGTCTCAAGCACGTTTTCCACATCCGCGCCCTCCACCTGGGCCACGCCGCCAAGAGCTTTGGCCTGAGAGACGCGCCGCGAGACCTCGCCGACGGAGCCCGAGGAGGGGGTGGCCCGCGGGGAGCCCCGAGCGCCGCAAAGGCACGCCACAA gttgcatcGACTGCAGCAGCAGAGCGCCAAGGCCGCCGCCGACGAGTTCTCCGCCGGTCTCCAATTCACCACCAAGAAAAAGAAGCGGGAGGAGCCACAAGAGACGGACTGA
- the ddx31 gene encoding probable ATP-dependent RNA helicase DDX31 isoform X1: MPTGKATKKNTKTPKKKRRKRRGLASSRERKPFHAFSLAQRACLADRARMSSSDGQLCINITSCSPSTLPAAKRKRPPFKERCAKRARPQEAPPPAQVGRRLKADIKTSSLFRHNPEIPQVRRADVCPLTEKIFTSESFSDLDLHPHLVATLNKVLNVSTLTSVQKQSIPALLSGRDAVVRSQTGSGKTLSFAVPLVQSLQGLPTKVRRSDGPLALVVVPTRELAQQTFGTFQSLLKPFTWIVPGVLMGGEKRKSEKARLRKGINILVATPGRLVDHIQHTASIAFGAVRWLVLDEADRTLDLGFEKDLSIILNSLNATGSERQNVLLSATLTQGVTRLADICLKDPISVQVHEPASPPDRPGPSATPGAAEGQWENFALPTGLRHFAVVVPSKVRLVCLATFLLHACRGKKAMVFVSSCEEVDFLHSLFCGVLSAKLGGPLFLRLHGSMCQEERSEAFGDFLASEHRVLLCTDVAARGLHLPEVTWIIQYTPPCSVAEYVHRAGRTARMGLAGSSLLFLTPGESAFVDELARGGISLSEMKLPDILAHLMKDDAFKGRGKYRSQTSHGALEMETRERATVLQTHFEDFVHADATSLRNAKKALASYLRSYATYPARLKHVFHIRALHLGHAAKSFGLRDAPRDLADGARGGGGPRGAPSAAKARHKLHRLQQQSAKAAADEFSAGLQFTTKKKKREEPQETD, from the exons ATGCCCACTGGCAAGGCAACGAAGAAGAACACAAAGACGCCGAAGAAGAAGAGACGAAAGAGGCGCGGCCTCGCCTCTTCACGTGAGAGGAAGCCTTTCCACGCGTTCTCTCTCGCTCAGCGTGCGTGCCTAGCG GACCGGGCGAGGATGTCGTCATCGGACGGGCAGTTGTGTATCAacatcacttcctgttcacCTTCTACTTTACCG GCGGCCAAGAGGAAGCGGCCTCCCTTCAAAGAGCGTTGTGCCAAACGGGCAAGGCCGCAAGAGGCCCCGCCTCCAGCGCAGGTCGGGCGGCGCCTCAAGGCAGACATCAAGACCTCGTCGCTGTTCAGGCACAACCCGGAGATACCGCAAGTGCGCAG GGCCGACGTGTGTCCGCTTACAGAGAAGATTTTTACCTCGGAGTCCTTCTCAGACTTGGACCTTCACCCTCACCTG GTGGCAACGCTGAACAAAGTCCTCAATGTCTCCACGCTAACCAG CGTTCAGAAGCAGAGCATCCCGGCGCTTCTGTCGGGGAGAGACGCCGTGGTGCGATCCCAGACGGGCTCAG GTAAGACGCTGTCTTTTGCCGTCCCGCTGGTGCAGAGCCTGCAGGGTCTCCCCACCAAAGTCCGGCGCAGCGACGGCCCTCTGGCCCTTGTGGTGGTGCCCACCAGGGAG CTGGCCCAGCAGACCTTCGGCACCTTCCAGAGTCTTCTCAAG CCGTTCACCTGGATCGTTCCCGGCGTTCTGATGGGCGGCGAAAAGAGGAAGTCGGAGAAGGCCAG ATTGCGCAAAGGCATCAACATCCTGGTGGCCACGCCGGGACGTCTGGTGGATCACATCCAACACACCGCCAGCATCGCCTTTGGTGCCGTACGCTGGCTGGTTCTGGACGAGGCCGACCG AACGCTGGACCTGGGTTTTGAGAAGGACCTCTCAATCATCTTAAATTCTTTGAACGCCACCGGATCAGAGCGACAAAATGTTCTCTTGTCGGCAACACTCACCCAGG GTGTGACGCGTTTGGCAGACATTTGTCTGAAGGACCCGATCAGCGTTCAGGTGCACGAGCCCGCCTCCCCCCCAGACCGGCCTGGCCCCAGCGCCACCCCCGGCGCCGCCGAGGGCCAATGGGAAAACTTTGCGCTGCCGACGGGCCTCCGACACTTTGCGGTGGTGGTGCCCAGTAAAGTCCGACTGGTTTGCCTGGCcaccttcctcctccatgCCTGCCGG GGCAAGAAGGCCATGGTGTTTGTGTCCAGTTGCGAGGAGGTGGACTTCCTGCACTCGCTCTTCTGCGGCGTGTTGTCAGCCAAGCTGGGGGGCCCGCTCTTCCTGCGCCTCCACGGCAGCATGTGTCAGGAG GAGCGCTCTGAGGCCTTTGGCGACTTCTTAGCTTCTGAGCACAGAGTTCTGCTGTGTACG GATGTCGCCGCTCGTGGGCTACACTTACCTGAGGTCACGTGGATAATACAG TACACGCCTCCGTGCAGCGTGGCGGAGTACGTCCACCGTGCAGGGCGCACGGCGCGCATGGGTTTGGCGGGCAgcagcctcctcttcctcacgcCCGGTGAGTCGGCGTTCGTGGACGAATTGGCCCGCGGCGGCATCAG CTTGTCGGAGATGAAGCTGCCCGACATCCTGGCCCATCTCATGAAGGACGACGCCTTCAAGGGGCGGGGCAAGTACCGCAGCCAG ACGAGTCACGGCGCTCTGGAGATGGAGACGCGCGAGCGCGCCACCGTCCTGCAGACGCACTTTGAGGACTTTGTCCACGCCGATGCCACATCGCTGCGCAACGCCAAGAAAG CGCTGGCCTCGTACCTGCGCTCGTACGCCACCTACCCGGCCCGTCTCAAGCACGTTTTCCACATCCGCGCCCTCCACCTGGGCCACGCCGCCAAGAGCTTTGGCCTGAGAGACGCGCCGCGAGACCTCGCCGACGGAGCCCGAGGAGGGGGTGGCCCGCGGGGAGCCCCGAGCGCCGCAAAGGCACGCCACAA gttgcatcGACTGCAGCAGCAGAGCGCCAAGGCCGCCGCCGACGAGTTCTCCGCCGGTCTCCAATTCACCACCAAGAAAAAGAAGCGGGAGGAGCCACAAGAGACGGACTGA
- the LOC119127690 gene encoding noelin-like — protein sequence MESEENAVKSFLLILLLAASCTPVGPAAPRVRDRGQERDGWQVFSSAQSSGGGCVCTVLTPFDDAVCSRDARSKQVRHLLDKVHNISRSIEDLERRSRQDMGVVEKMEAELRGLENKFKEVEVGHEGNKARHYQAMKAKMEELRPLIPRLEAYKADALLVRRFKEEAADVTAALAELHDRASPADSRDLHARVAGLEERLRACMRRLACGKLTRIAQPVTVKTSGSRFGSWMTDPAAPVGDNRVWYMDGYHNNRFVREYASLLAFMTTDNFTSHRLPHPWSGTGQVVLNGSLYFNKFQSHTLIKFDLKSSLISRSRQLDFAGYGNTYHYSWGGHSDIDLMVDEGGLWAVYATDRDAGNMALSRLDPDSLRVLRSWTTQHPKRGAGEAFMLCGTLYVTDGHSGATRVYYAFATDSSTYEYVDVPLANVYGHISMLDYNPRDRALYAWNNGRQLLYNVTLHHIVR from the exons ATGGAGTCCGAAGAGAACGCGGTCAAGTCGTTTCTGCTCATCCTTCTCCTCGCTGCCTCCTGCACGCCG gTGGGTCCGGCGGCCCCACGGGTCCGGGACCGGGGTCAAGAGCGGGACGGCTGGCAGGTGTTCAGCTCAGCCCAGAGCTCGGGAGGCGGCTGCGTGTGCACGGTGTTGACCCCCTTCGATGATGCCGTTTGCTCCCGAGACGCTCGCAGCAAGCAAGTGCGACACCTGCTGGACAAG GTGCACAACATAAGCCGCTCCATCGAGGATTTGGAGCGGCGCAGCCGTCAGGACATGGGCGTGGTGGAGAAGATGGAGGCGGAGCTCAGAGGCTTGGAAAACAAGTTCAAAGAGGTGGAGGTGGGGCATGAGGGCAACAAGGCCAGGCACTACCAG GCCATGAAGGCCAAAATGGAGGAGCTGCGTCCGCTCATCCCGCGGCTGGAGGCGTACAAGGCCGACGCCCTCCTGGTGCGACGCttcaaggaggaggcggccGACGTGACGGCGGCGCTCGCCGAACTGCACGACCGCGCCTCCCCGGCGGACTCCCGAGACCTGCACGCTCGCGTGGCCGGCCTGGAGGAGCGTCTGCGCGCTTGTATGCGGCGGCTcg CTTGCGGGAAGCTGACGAGAATAGCCCAGCCCGTCACCGTCAAGACCTCCGGGTCCAGGTTCGGCTCCTGGATGACGGACCCCGCGGCGCCCGTCGGAGACAACAGA GTGTGGTACATGGACGGCTACCACAACAACCGCTTTGTGCGCGAGTACGCGTCGCTGCTGGCCTTCATGACCACGGACAACTTCACCTCGCACCGCCTGCCTCACCCGTGGTCCGGGACGGGCCAGGTGGTCTTGAACGGCTCGCTGTACTTCAACAAGTTCCAGAGTCACACGCTGATCAAGTTTGACCTGAAGTCGTCGCTCATCAGCCGCTCCCGCCAGCTGGACTTTGCCGGCTACGGCAACACGTACCACTACTCGTGGGGCGGCCACTCGGACATCGACCTGATGGTGGACGAGGGCGGGCTGTGGGCCGTCTACGCCACCGACCGCGACGCCGGCAACATGGCGCTGAGCCGGCTGGACCCCGACAGCCTGCGGGTGCTGCGCAGCTGGACCACCCAGCACCCCAAGCGCGGCGCCGGCGAGGCCTTCATGCTCTGCGGCACGCTCTACGTCACCGACGGCCACTCGGGCGCCACCAGGGTCTACTACGCCTTCGCCACCGACTCCTCCACCTACGAGTACGTGGACGTGCCCCTGGCCAACGTCTACGGCCACATCTCCATGCTGGACTACAACCCGCGCGACAGGGCCCTCTACGCCTGGAACAACGGCCGCCAGCTGCTCTACAACGTGACGCTCCACCACATCGTACGCTGA